The following are encoded together in the Panicum virgatum strain AP13 chromosome 6K, P.virgatum_v5, whole genome shotgun sequence genome:
- the LOC120639147 gene encoding pathogenesis-related protein PR-1 type-like has translation MATTKRAVLAFVLVFYMAMASMAQNTAQEQEFLSLHNAARREVGVEDVVWDESVAAFARAYAARRAGDCSLQHSDQAERDKFGYGENIAVGFPGSDMTVAAAVQMWVNEKQDYDSATGMCMKGRPEELMCGHYTQVVWRNTKAIGCARVKCDNGGIFVTCNYTPAGNVLGQRPF, from the coding sequence ATGGCGACAACCAAGAGGGCAGTACTAGCCTTTGTCCTTGTGTTCTACATGGCTATGGCCTCCATGGCTCAGAACACGGCGCAAGAGCAGGAGTTCCTTTCCCTCCACAACGCAGCCCGTCGTGAGGTGGGTGTTGAGGATGTGGTCTGGGATGAGAGCGTTGCAGCGTTCGCACGGGCCTACGCGGCAAGACGCGCCGGTGACTGCAGCCTTCAGCACTCGGACCAGGCTGAGCGTGACAAGTTTGGCTACGGTGAAAATATTGCCGTGGGCTTCCCTGGCAGCGACATGACGGTGGCTGCAGCCGTGCAAATGTGGGTGAATGAAAAGCAAGACTATGACAGTGCTACTGGTATGTGCATGAAAGGGCGCCCGGAGGAGCTGATGTGCGGGCACTACACGCAGGTGGTTTGGCGCAACACCAAGGCCATCGGCTGCGCGCGTGTCAAGTGTGACAATGGTGGTATCTTCGTCACCTGCAACTATACACCGGCAGGCAATGTTCTTGGACAGCGTCCATTCTAG